In Anabrus simplex isolate iqAnaSimp1 chromosome 14, ASM4041472v1, whole genome shotgun sequence, a genomic segment contains:
- the LOC137502965 gene encoding uncharacterized protein isoform X2, which produces MTAKDGLLDSEKPGENNQFSKHTLVYFDLEATGIGRNSEVCRIVAHFAEESFLRYVCPIGTVAKMVAKLTGLSKKDGILYLRGERVETVSNIDAWKDFLKFLQSTNNSVVLVIHDRRNECFLLFRDLSELSLMEEFRKLCSGIIVTLPLSKNIFSGSKKTSKNYNLKELAQDNLGKEISAGIDGAIADAINLEKLMKHANVLPKMFQQHFFSLSILEYWYQINRHTILLRKKFPLTSLGLPKEMAKSGITYDDLVRSYVEGGEDGIALFLSRRMKTTDPKAIKEDIIAITPVLEQQFASLDLEGSRQHSTDRYVPPHSRKEVAVNKMTTKDNHENPRGSHHFSEHTLVYFDLEATGFVRSSEVCQIGAYFAEKSFSRYVCPIGRLTKKATKRTGLSKQDGILYLGGERVETVSKMDAWKDFLKFLQSANNSVVLVIYYRHNDSFLLFRDLSELLLIEEFRKVCAGMIDAFPLCRNVFPGRVEIGESYILQELVQDNLGKEISTGSHNAIVDAINLEKLMKHAEVQPETFQQHFFSLSNLEYQFWTDKQTNREKRLLKRKFPFMGTSMAVKFAEAGITYNDLESIYIEGGEDGIASLLSGRMKNPYPKDIRKKAIAISRILSSELDLY; this is translated from the exons ATGACAGCCAAGGACGGCCTTCTCGACAGTGAGAAGCCTGGTGAAAATAATCAGTTTTCTAAGCATACATTGGTGTACTTCGACTTGGAAGCAACAGGCATTGGAAGAAATTCTGAAGTATGTCGGATAGTGGCTCATTTTGCGGAGGAAAGCTTTTTAAGATACGTGTGCCCCATTGGAACAGTTGCAAAAATGGTTGCAAAACTAACTGGATTATCTAAGAAAGATGGTATTCTTTACCTTAGAGGAGAGAGAGTTGAAACTGTGTCAAACATTGATGCTTGGAAAGACTTCTTGAAGTTCCTCCAAAGTACTAACAATAGTGTTGTGTTGGTTATACATGACAGACGCAATGAATGTTTCTTACTTTTCCGTGACTTGTCGGAGCTTTCTCTGATGGAGGAGTTTAGGAAACTTTGCTCAGGTATAATAGTTACACTTCCTCTGAGCAAAAATATATTTTCAGGAAGTAAAAAAACTAGCAAGAATTACAATCTAAAAGAACTTGCGCAAGATAACCTGGGTAAAGAAATCTCAGCAGGTATTGACGGTGCTATAGCTGATGCAATAAATTTGGAAAAGCTAATGAAACATGCCAATGTTCTACCAAAAATGTTCCAacaacatttcttttctctttccaTCTTGGAATATTGGTATCAGATAAATAGGCACACAATATTACTAAGGAAGAAATTTCCTTTAACAAGTTTAGGACTGCCGAAGGAGATGGCTAAATCTGGGATAACTTATGATGACCTAGTAAGGAGCTACGTCGAAGGTGGAGAAGATGGCATTGCATTGTTCCTCTCTCGCAGGATGAAGACTACAGATCCAAAAGCCATCAAAGAGGACATCATTGCTATTACTCCAGTTCTAGAGCAGCAGTTTGCTAGTCTGGACTTGGAGGGCAGTCGCCAGCATTCGACCGACCGCTATGTGCCCCCACATTCACGCAAAGAAG TTGCAGTTAACAAGATGACAACCAAGGACAACCATGAGAACCCCAGAGGAAGTCATCACTTTTCTGAGCATACTTTGGTGTACTTCGACCTGGAAGCAACAGGCTTTGTGAGAAGCTCAGAAGTATGTCAAATAGGTGCTTATTTTGCGGAGAAAAGCTTTTCAAGATATGTGTGCCCCATTGGAAGATTAACGAAAAAGGCTACCAAAAGAACTGGATTATCTAAGCAAGATGGTATTCTTTACCTCGGAGGAGAGAGAGTTGAAACTGTGTCGAAGATGGATGCTTGGAAGGATTTCTTGAAGTTCCTCCAAAGTGCAAACAACAGTGTTGTACTGGTCATATATTACAGGCACAATGACTCTTTCTTACTGTTCCGTGATTTATCAGAACTTTTACTGATAGAAGAGTTTAGGAAAGTTTGTGCAGGTATGATAGATGCATTTCCTCTGTGCCGAAATGTATTTCCTGGAAGAGTGGAAATTGGTGAGAGTTACATACTACAGGAACTTGTGCAAGACAACCTGGGTAAAGAAATCTCGACAGGTAGTCACAATGCTAtagttgatgcaataaatttagaAAAGCTAATGaaacatgccgaagttcaaccagaAACATTCCAGCAACATTTCTTTTCTCTCTCCAACTTAGAATATCAATTTTGGactgacaaacagacaaacagagagaAGAGATTACTAAAGAGGAAGTTTCCTTTTATGGGGACATCTATGGCAGTGAAGTTCGCTGAAGCTGGAATAACCTACAATGACTTAGAAAGTATCTACATCGAAGGTGGAGAAGACGGCATTGCATCGTTGCTCTCTGGCAGGATGAAGAATCCATATCCAAAAGACATCAGAAAGAAAGCCATTGCAATTTCTCGGATTCTCAGTAGTGAACTGGATTTATACTAA
- the LOC137502965 gene encoding uncharacterized protein isoform X1 — protein MLILSWHPSQKMLPIRQFPQLSGVTVNKMTAKDGLLDSEKPGENNQFSKHTLVYFDLEATGIGRNSEVCRIVAHFAEESFLRYVCPIGTVAKMVAKLTGLSKKDGILYLRGERVETVSNIDAWKDFLKFLQSTNNSVVLVIHDRRNECFLLFRDLSELSLMEEFRKLCSGIIVTLPLSKNIFSGSKKTSKNYNLKELAQDNLGKEISAGIDGAIADAINLEKLMKHANVLPKMFQQHFFSLSILEYWYQINRHTILLRKKFPLTSLGLPKEMAKSGITYDDLVRSYVEGGEDGIALFLSRRMKTTDPKAIKEDIIAITPVLEQQFASLDLEGSRQHSTDRYVPPHSRKEVAVNKMTTKDNHENPRGSHHFSEHTLVYFDLEATGFVRSSEVCQIGAYFAEKSFSRYVCPIGRLTKKATKRTGLSKQDGILYLGGERVETVSKMDAWKDFLKFLQSANNSVVLVIYYRHNDSFLLFRDLSELLLIEEFRKVCAGMIDAFPLCRNVFPGRVEIGESYILQELVQDNLGKEISTGSHNAIVDAINLEKLMKHAEVQPETFQQHFFSLSNLEYQFWTDKQTNREKRLLKRKFPFMGTSMAVKFAEAGITYNDLESIYIEGGEDGIASLLSGRMKNPYPKDIRKKAIAISRILSSELDLY, from the exons ATGTTAATTCTGTCTTGGCATCCTTCACAGAAGATGCTTCCAATTCGTCAATTTCCTCAATTATCGGGAG TTACAGTTAACAAGATGACAGCCAAGGACGGCCTTCTCGACAGTGAGAAGCCTGGTGAAAATAATCAGTTTTCTAAGCATACATTGGTGTACTTCGACTTGGAAGCAACAGGCATTGGAAGAAATTCTGAAGTATGTCGGATAGTGGCTCATTTTGCGGAGGAAAGCTTTTTAAGATACGTGTGCCCCATTGGAACAGTTGCAAAAATGGTTGCAAAACTAACTGGATTATCTAAGAAAGATGGTATTCTTTACCTTAGAGGAGAGAGAGTTGAAACTGTGTCAAACATTGATGCTTGGAAAGACTTCTTGAAGTTCCTCCAAAGTACTAACAATAGTGTTGTGTTGGTTATACATGACAGACGCAATGAATGTTTCTTACTTTTCCGTGACTTGTCGGAGCTTTCTCTGATGGAGGAGTTTAGGAAACTTTGCTCAGGTATAATAGTTACACTTCCTCTGAGCAAAAATATATTTTCAGGAAGTAAAAAAACTAGCAAGAATTACAATCTAAAAGAACTTGCGCAAGATAACCTGGGTAAAGAAATCTCAGCAGGTATTGACGGTGCTATAGCTGATGCAATAAATTTGGAAAAGCTAATGAAACATGCCAATGTTCTACCAAAAATGTTCCAacaacatttcttttctctttccaTCTTGGAATATTGGTATCAGATAAATAGGCACACAATATTACTAAGGAAGAAATTTCCTTTAACAAGTTTAGGACTGCCGAAGGAGATGGCTAAATCTGGGATAACTTATGATGACCTAGTAAGGAGCTACGTCGAAGGTGGAGAAGATGGCATTGCATTGTTCCTCTCTCGCAGGATGAAGACTACAGATCCAAAAGCCATCAAAGAGGACATCATTGCTATTACTCCAGTTCTAGAGCAGCAGTTTGCTAGTCTGGACTTGGAGGGCAGTCGCCAGCATTCGACCGACCGCTATGTGCCCCCACATTCACGCAAAGAAG TTGCAGTTAACAAGATGACAACCAAGGACAACCATGAGAACCCCAGAGGAAGTCATCACTTTTCTGAGCATACTTTGGTGTACTTCGACCTGGAAGCAACAGGCTTTGTGAGAAGCTCAGAAGTATGTCAAATAGGTGCTTATTTTGCGGAGAAAAGCTTTTCAAGATATGTGTGCCCCATTGGAAGATTAACGAAAAAGGCTACCAAAAGAACTGGATTATCTAAGCAAGATGGTATTCTTTACCTCGGAGGAGAGAGAGTTGAAACTGTGTCGAAGATGGATGCTTGGAAGGATTTCTTGAAGTTCCTCCAAAGTGCAAACAACAGTGTTGTACTGGTCATATATTACAGGCACAATGACTCTTTCTTACTGTTCCGTGATTTATCAGAACTTTTACTGATAGAAGAGTTTAGGAAAGTTTGTGCAGGTATGATAGATGCATTTCCTCTGTGCCGAAATGTATTTCCTGGAAGAGTGGAAATTGGTGAGAGTTACATACTACAGGAACTTGTGCAAGACAACCTGGGTAAAGAAATCTCGACAGGTAGTCACAATGCTAtagttgatgcaataaatttagaAAAGCTAATGaaacatgccgaagttcaaccagaAACATTCCAGCAACATTTCTTTTCTCTCTCCAACTTAGAATATCAATTTTGGactgacaaacagacaaacagagagaAGAGATTACTAAAGAGGAAGTTTCCTTTTATGGGGACATCTATGGCAGTGAAGTTCGCTGAAGCTGGAATAACCTACAATGACTTAGAAAGTATCTACATCGAAGGTGGAGAAGACGGCATTGCATCGTTGCTCTCTGGCAGGATGAAGAATCCATATCCAAAAGACATCAGAAAGAAAGCCATTGCAATTTCTCGGATTCTCAGTAGTGAACTGGATTTATACTAA